In Brevibacillus brevis, a genomic segment contains:
- a CDS encoding TMEM175 family protein, with product MKANRMEAFSDGVLAIIITIMVLELKVPEGHDWYALIELGPKILSYIFSFVYIGIYWNNHHHLLHMVRTMNGRLMWLNLLLLFWLSLVPFTTAWMGESYFAATPTALYGIILLLAAFSYWLLQRAIISQHPGDSSFVLAMGRNLKGKLSPVLYLIAALTAYVSPWISGFFFLLVAVVWFLPDKRIEHALRGHQN from the coding sequence TTGAAAGCGAATCGGATGGAAGCGTTTAGCGATGGCGTGTTGGCGATTATTATTACGATCATGGTCCTGGAACTTAAAGTGCCTGAAGGCCATGACTGGTATGCGCTGATCGAGCTTGGCCCCAAAATTTTAAGCTACATCTTCAGTTTTGTATATATCGGCATCTACTGGAACAATCATCATCATCTACTGCACATGGTTCGAACGATGAACGGGCGTTTAATGTGGCTCAACTTGCTGCTTCTTTTCTGGTTATCCCTTGTGCCGTTCACAACAGCTTGGATGGGGGAAAGCTATTTTGCAGCCACACCAACGGCGCTGTACGGTATTATTTTGCTACTTGCGGCGTTCTCGTACTGGCTTCTTCAGCGCGCGATTATTAGCCAGCATCCCGGAGATTCCTCATTTGTTCTGGCGATGGGCAGAAACTTGAAGGGGAAATTATCTCCCGTGCTCTACTTGATCGCGGCCTTGACCGCATATGTGAGTCCATGGATATCCGGCTTCTTTTTCCTCCTTGTTGCAGTAGTCTGGTTCTTACCGGATAAGCGAATCGAGCATGCCCTGCGAGGCCATCAAAATTGA
- a CDS encoding RNA ligase family protein produces MFLEPMLLEQQETPFDDGRFIYEPKIDGHRLILSKMGRATTLYTRHHNECSAQYPELHILPINQDVILDGEVYCIDQNDQIDFELMMSRFHTKGTSRIAAAAKRQPVGLMVFDILHYDGKGLRGLPLLERKEILDSVVPDTPHIDKIQFVEKEGTALFEAIKQQGQEGIVCKRKESTYIEKRSADWVKVINYQYADVYISGYRKEDFGWIASVMGMNGRLRPAGVIELGVPPIHKQAFRRVCSQLVSGEDKNFVYLEPRLQATVKFRNWTKSGMLRSPVFVDFVLHKAS; encoded by the coding sequence ATGTTCCTAGAACCTATGCTATTGGAGCAACAAGAAACACCGTTTGACGACGGCCGATTCATATACGAGCCCAAAATCGATGGGCACAGGCTGATTTTGAGCAAGATGGGCAGAGCAACTACGCTGTACACTCGGCATCACAACGAATGCTCAGCACAGTATCCAGAGCTGCACATCCTGCCGATCAACCAGGATGTTATTCTGGATGGCGAGGTCTACTGCATCGATCAGAACGATCAGATCGACTTCGAACTGATGATGAGCCGGTTCCATACCAAAGGAACTTCGCGGATCGCAGCAGCGGCAAAAAGGCAACCAGTCGGCCTTATGGTGTTCGATATTCTGCACTACGACGGCAAGGGTCTGCGAGGGCTACCCTTGCTGGAGCGAAAGGAGATCCTGGACTCCGTCGTTCCGGATACGCCACACATTGACAAGATCCAATTCGTCGAGAAAGAAGGTACCGCATTGTTCGAGGCCATCAAACAGCAGGGCCAGGAGGGCATCGTCTGCAAGCGGAAGGAAAGTACGTACATCGAGAAGCGATCGGCGGACTGGGTGAAGGTGATCAATTACCAGTATGCGGACGTGTATATCAGCGGGTATCGGAAAGAGGACTTCGGTTGGATCGCCTCCGTGATGGGTATGAACGGGCGACTCCGGCCGGCTGGTGTGATTGAATTGGGTGTGCCTCCAATCCACAAGCAGGCATTCCGTCGAGTGTGTAGTCAGTTGGTGAGCGGTGAGGATAAAAACTTCGTCTACCTGGAGCCGAGGCTGCAGGCGACGGTGAAGTTTCGGAACTGGACCAAGAGCGGGATGCTACGGTCGCCGGTGTTCGTAGATTTTGTCTTGCATAAAGCAAGTTAG
- a CDS encoding amidase domain-containing protein, giving the protein MKTKLNQKNTKKQLQNNAPKATLASYSYDGSDAASYALDYALTPNPDYYYWNNDCTNFVSQALNYGGIPERGTTSGNYKKWYYRDRWDVSTSWINVDDFYDVLTNSYTIFASEVDYASDLSLGDVVQYDIDSDGDWNHTAIVTKIYNNGRYDTPLVSYHSSNKKNVAWDYFVSKYDECDYRLIDVHE; this is encoded by the coding sequence ATGAAAACTAAGTTAAACCAAAAAAATACAAAAAAGCAGCTCCAAAATAATGCACCCAAAGCTACACTGGCATCTTATTCATATGACGGATCAGATGCAGCTTCCTATGCTTTAGACTATGCTCTGACCCCAAATCCTGACTATTATTATTGGAACAACGATTGCACCAACTTCGTTTCACAGGCTTTAAATTATGGTGGAATACCTGAAAGGGGTACTACTTCTGGAAATTATAAGAAATGGTACTACCGTGATAGATGGGATGTATCTACAAGCTGGATTAATGTAGATGATTTCTACGATGTACTTACAAACTCATATACAATCTTTGCCTCCGAAGTGGACTACGCTAGCGACCTTAGTTTAGGTGATGTCGTACAATATGACATTGATAGCGATGGAGACTGGAATCATACTGCTATTGTAACGAAAATTTACAATAACGGTCGTTACGATACACCGCTTGTCTCCTATCATTCATCTAACAAAAAAAATGTTGCTTGGGATTATTTTGTTTCAAAATACGATGAATGTGATTACAGATTGATTGATGTTCATGAATAA